A stretch of the Desulfomonile tiedjei genome encodes the following:
- a CDS encoding transposase, protein EEFKKELEQYIYYYNNLRPHQALGGKTPLEFLESCPRIT, encoded by the coding sequence AAGAAGAGTTCAAAAAGGAACTCGAACAGTACATCTACTACTACAACAACCTAAGACCGCATCAAGCCCTAGGGGGGAAAACTCCCCTAGAATTCCTCGAGTCTTGTCCACGAATTACTTGA